In Limnohabitans sp. INBF002, one genomic interval encodes:
- the ftsL gene encoding cell division protein FtsL, giving the protein MSRVSFLLMIAVMASALYLVRTQYESRSLTTEIDRATSLARNLETENDRLDVERRAQATPLRVEKLAREQLHMRTITPAITQYATVQGAASAEVRP; this is encoded by the coding sequence ATGAGTCGCGTGAGCTTCTTGCTGATGATTGCCGTGATGGCGAGCGCGCTGTATTTGGTGCGCACGCAATACGAGTCACGTTCACTCACCACCGAGATTGACCGAGCCACTAGCTTGGCCCGCAATTTAGAAACTGAAAACGACCGCTTGGATGTGGAGCGCCGTGCGCAAGCCACGCCACTGCGTGTTGAAAAATTGGCGCGTGAGCAACTGCACATGCGCACCATCACGCCCGCCATCACGCAATACGCCACCGTTCAAGGTGCCGCTTCTGCGGAGGTTCGCCCATGA
- the mraZ gene encoding division/cell wall cluster transcriptional repressor MraZ gives MFQGASSLSLDAKGRLSVPTRHRDVLSATAAGQLTITRHPHGCLMVFPRPEWEKFRERIAALPMSAQWWKRIFLGNAMDVEMDGTGRVLISPELRTAAGISKDTMLLGMGNHFELWDKATYEAQEAQAMQGDMPDVFKEFSF, from the coding sequence GTGTTTCAGGGTGCTTCATCGCTGAGTCTCGACGCCAAAGGCCGTCTGTCGGTGCCAACCAGGCATCGCGACGTCTTGAGCGCGACTGCGGCTGGGCAGCTCACCATCACACGTCACCCCCACGGCTGTTTGATGGTCTTCCCGCGTCCCGAGTGGGAAAAGTTCCGTGAACGCATTGCCGCGCTGCCGATGAGCGCGCAATGGTGGAAACGCATCTTCTTGGGCAACGCGATGGATGTGGAGATGGATGGCACAGGCCGTGTCCTCATCTCGCCCGAGCTGCGCACCGCAGCGGGTATCAGCAAAGACACCATGCTGCTTGGCATGGGTAACCACTTTGAACTTTGGGACAAGGCGACCTACGAGGCGCAAGAAGCCCAAGCCATGCAGGGCGACATGCCCGATGTGTTCAAGGAATTTTCTTTTTAA
- the dksA gene encoding RNA polymerase-binding protein DksA, which translates to MAKKAAAKPAVKVATKAAPKPAPKAVTKAVAKPVVKAVPVKKAPAAKPAPAKAAVVKAAKPAKEPKVKVVAAPAPIVHVTPIIPGYTPVVHKKNSRAAKMAALVPPPPAQVVASNAAKNSFMPMTAPSAPTIVPVIPKKDAKLANNWKTKTADQLTDAEIIAMPDSEYMNDTQMAFFRLKLVQLKNEVLSNASETTEHLREDTVVVPDPADRATIEEEHALELRTRDRERKLLKKIEQSIQRIDSGDYGYCDETGEAIGVGRLLARPTASLSLEAQERREIKQRMFGD; encoded by the coding sequence GTGGCTAAAAAGGCGGCGGCTAAACCCGCTGTCAAAGTTGCAACCAAGGCTGCGCCAAAGCCGGCTCCTAAAGCTGTAACCAAAGCAGTGGCTAAACCAGTCGTCAAGGCTGTACCTGTCAAGAAGGCGCCTGCTGCAAAGCCCGCACCCGCCAAAGCGGCTGTGGTCAAAGCGGCCAAGCCTGCCAAAGAACCCAAAGTCAAAGTGGTGGCCGCGCCTGCACCCATCGTGCACGTGACGCCCATCATTCCTGGCTACACCCCTGTGGTGCACAAGAAAAACTCCAGAGCTGCCAAGATGGCAGCTTTGGTTCCACCCCCGCCAGCTCAAGTGGTTGCGTCCAACGCAGCCAAGAACAGCTTTATGCCGATGACGGCACCCTCTGCTCCAACCATTGTTCCTGTGATACCTAAAAAAGACGCCAAGCTCGCTAATAACTGGAAGACCAAAACGGCCGACCAACTGACTGATGCCGAAATTATCGCCATGCCCGACAGCGAGTACATGAATGACACTCAAATGGCATTTTTCCGCCTCAAGCTCGTTCAGTTGAAAAACGAAGTGCTGAGCAATGCCAGCGAAACCACCGAACATCTGCGTGAAGACACCGTGGTCGTGCCTGATCCTGCTGATCGCGCCACGATTGAAGAAGAACACGCCTTGGAATTGCGCACACGCGACCGTGAACGCAAGTTGCTCAAGAAGATTGAGCAATCCATCCAACGCATCGACAGCGGTGACTACGGCTACTGCGACGAGACCGGTGAAGCCATCGGTGTGGGCCGTTTGTTGGCCCGTCCTACTGCCAGTTTGTCGCTGGAAGCGCAAGAACGTCGCGAAATCAAGCAGCGTATGTTCGGAGATTGA
- a CDS encoding UDP-N-acetylmuramoyl-L-alanyl-D-glutamate--2,6-diaminopimelate ligase — MKRLHSPQDAAQWLHTQVRGVLHTDSRRVGAGDGFIAWPGGVTDGRQFVASAVKQGATACVVEHSGAEAFSWGDSEAIATYDGLKAASGLIAAAYYEQPSQALDVVAITGTNGKTSTAWWLAHALQNAGKRCAMVGTLGVGEVGHLEVTGMTTPDPVLLQARLRDMADAGVKACAIEASSIGLAEHRLDGTQVRVAMFTNFTQDHLDYHGDMASYWQAKLALFSWAGLQAAVVNIDDAQGAALAAQLQARGDVRVWTVSCIANATSGVQHIVARHIQHGARGLCFEVLEGEEAYALETQLVGLYNVSNVLGVIACLRALGYSLTDAVQACRVLPAVPGRMQTVGEAGEPLVVIDYAHTPDAVAQAVQALLPLAQSRGGELTCVLGCGGDRDAAKRPLMAAAAEQHAQHVVLTSDNPRSEDPQTILNHMLAGLQNAAKTIVVADRAQAIAQTVQRARAQDVVLVAGKGHEDYQEIAGVKYPFSDVQHARDALAQRGAHV, encoded by the coding sequence ATGAAACGACTGCATAGCCCCCAAGACGCCGCACAGTGGTTGCACACCCAGGTGCGTGGTGTGTTGCACACTGACAGCCGCCGTGTGGGTGCAGGTGATGGCTTCATCGCCTGGCCCGGTGGTGTGACGGATGGCCGTCAGTTTGTGGCTTCTGCTGTGAAGCAAGGCGCCACCGCTTGTGTGGTCGAGCATTCGGGGGCTGAAGCCTTTTCTTGGGGTGACAGCGAAGCCATCGCCACTTACGACGGTCTCAAAGCGGCGAGCGGTCTCATCGCTGCCGCGTATTACGAACAACCCAGCCAAGCGCTGGACGTGGTGGCCATCACGGGCACCAATGGCAAAACATCCACCGCGTGGTGGCTGGCGCATGCGCTGCAAAACGCAGGTAAACGCTGCGCCATGGTGGGCACTTTGGGTGTGGGTGAAGTGGGTCACCTTGAAGTGACCGGCATGACCACGCCCGACCCCGTGTTGTTGCAAGCGCGTTTGCGCGACATGGCCGATGCGGGTGTGAAGGCTTGCGCCATTGAGGCCTCATCGATTGGTTTGGCTGAGCATCGTTTGGACGGCACGCAAGTGCGCGTGGCCATGTTCACCAATTTCACGCAAGACCATTTGGATTACCACGGCGACATGGCCAGCTACTGGCAAGCCAAGCTGGCTTTGTTTAGCTGGGCGGGTTTGCAAGCTGCAGTGGTGAATATCGACGATGCACAAGGTGCAGCCTTGGCCGCACAACTGCAAGCGCGTGGCGATGTGCGTGTGTGGACAGTGTCTTGCATCGCTAATGCAACGTCAGGTGTGCAACACATCGTGGCGCGTCACATTCAGCACGGCGCAAGAGGCTTGTGCTTTGAAGTACTTGAAGGCGAAGAGGCTTATGCGTTGGAAACCCAACTGGTGGGCCTCTACAACGTGAGTAATGTGTTGGGCGTGATCGCCTGCCTGCGCGCTTTGGGATACAGCTTGACTGACGCCGTGCAAGCGTGCCGCGTGTTGCCCGCTGTGCCGGGGCGTATGCAGACCGTCGGTGAAGCTGGTGAGCCGTTGGTGGTGATTGACTATGCGCACACGCCTGATGCGGTGGCGCAAGCGGTGCAAGCCTTGTTGCCATTGGCTCAATCGCGCGGCGGCGAACTCACCTGTGTGTTGGGTTGCGGCGGCGACCGCGATGCCGCCAAGCGCCCCTTGATGGCGGCTGCGGCAGAGCAACATGCACAGCACGTGGTGCTGACCAGCGACAACCCGCGCAGCGAAGACCCGCAAACAATTTTGAATCACATGTTGGCAGGCTTGCAGAACGCTGCCAAGACCATCGTGGTTGCTGACCGCGCGCAAGCCATTGCACAAACGGTGCAGCGCGCACGCGCCCAAGATGTGGTGTTAGTGGCGGGCAAAGGTCACGAGGATTACCAAGAAATCGCAGGCGTCAAATACCCGTTCAGCGATGTGCAGCACGCACGTGATGCCTTGGCGCAGAGGGGCGCGCATGTCTGA
- a CDS encoding tyrosine recombinase XerC, with translation MDLVARYLDHVRFEKRLAERTVTLYTLDLEKLADYAAQANVALDAVQSTHIRRWVAQMHSGGRSGRGIALILSGWRGFYVWLGRQGLVSNNPVQDVRAPKAPKPLPKALSVDDAVQLAEYHAAPDATDPWLECRDAALVELLYGCGLRVGELVGLDVQAGAQAKGWIDFEGGEAHVLGKGSKRRSVPVGGKALEAMQAWVAVRDQGLTPATAEQTAMFIGRNGARLTAQAVWQRLRQRSLKAGLSTPVHPHMLRHSFASHVLQSSQDLRGVQELLGHANITTTQVYTRLDFQHLAQAYDSAHPRARKK, from the coding sequence ATGGACTTGGTCGCCCGCTACCTCGACCACGTTCGCTTTGAAAAGCGCTTGGCCGAGCGCACGGTCACGCTCTACACCCTAGATCTAGAAAAACTCGCCGATTACGCCGCCCAAGCCAACGTGGCGCTAGACGCGGTGCAGAGCACGCACATCCGCCGCTGGGTGGCGCAGATGCACAGCGGTGGCCGCAGTGGGCGCGGCATTGCGCTCATCCTCTCAGGTTGGCGCGGTTTTTATGTGTGGCTGGGTCGTCAAGGCTTGGTCAGCAACAACCCCGTGCAAGACGTGCGCGCCCCCAAAGCCCCAAAGCCCTTGCCCAAAGCCCTGAGCGTGGACGATGCCGTGCAACTGGCCGAATACCACGCCGCCCCCGACGCCACCGATCCGTGGCTAGAGTGTCGCGACGCCGCGCTGGTGGAGCTGCTGTACGGCTGCGGCCTGCGTGTGGGCGAGCTGGTGGGCCTGGACGTGCAAGCCGGCGCACAAGCCAAAGGCTGGATTGACTTTGAAGGCGGCGAAGCCCACGTGCTTGGCAAAGGCAGCAAGCGCCGCAGCGTGCCCGTGGGTGGTAAAGCGCTAGAGGCCATGCAAGCGTGGGTCGCGGTGCGCGACCAAGGCCTCACACCCGCCACTGCCGAACAAACCGCGATGTTCATTGGTCGCAACGGCGCACGCCTGACCGCGCAAGCCGTGTGGCAGCGCTTGCGTCAGCGCAGCTTGAAAGCGGGTTTGTCCACGCCCGTGCACCCACACATGCTGCGCCACTCGTTCGCCAGTCATGTGTTGCAGTCGAGCCAAGATTTGCGCGGGGTGCAAGAGCTGCTGGGACACGCCAACATCACGACCACGCAGGTGTACACGCGGTTGGACTTTCAGCATTTGGCGCAGGCGTATGACTCTGCGCATCCTCGGGCTCGGAAGAAGTAA
- a CDS encoding penicillin-binding protein 2, with translation MSSRSVQYTSSPLLASKTPIWRSQFIVAVIAAGFLGLVARAAYVQVIDNAFFKRQGTVRFVRTLDLPANRGRILDRHGNILASSVPVPSIWANPEDIERDPAKLKALAKLLGMSATDLDKKLQDEDKTFVWLKRQVDESVAKDIAALKIKGVYDRKEYKRIYPEGESVAHVVGFTNVENLGQEGVELTFNKDLGGKAGSRRVIKDRLGRVVEDIGEMVPPVDGQDLQLSIDSKVQYFAYEKIKESVVNNKAVAGSVVVLDIKTGEVLALVNYPSYSPGKRGSLSGAQLRNRALTDTFEPGSTMKPLVVGLALEKGIVKPETLIQTAPGKLQMGTATITDAHPHGVLSVNEVIQKSSNVGTVKIAMQMQPHDMWEVFTQMGLGQKPQVPFPGAVAGKVRAYKTWRPIEQATMSYGYGLSTSLFQLAQAYTVFAHDGEMVPMSLVKTNQAQVSGARVFSSQNAAAIRNMLHMVTIQGGTAPKAQTMGYSVGGKTGTAHKVEGKGYASKKYRGFFVGIAPIDNPRIVVAVMVDEPTNGAYFGGDVAAPVFSQTVQQTLRMMGVQPDMAVKPQVVTKVEKESF, from the coding sequence ATGAGCAGCCGCAGCGTGCAATACACCTCTAGCCCCTTGCTCGCCAGTAAGACGCCCATCTGGCGTAGCCAGTTCATCGTGGCTGTCATTGCCGCGGGCTTCTTAGGCTTGGTGGCGCGCGCTGCGTATGTGCAAGTGATTGACAACGCCTTCTTCAAACGCCAAGGCACGGTGCGTTTTGTGCGTACTTTGGATTTGCCAGCCAACCGCGGTCGCATCTTGGACCGTCACGGCAACATCTTGGCGTCCAGCGTGCCTGTGCCCAGCATTTGGGCCAACCCAGAAGACATCGAACGTGACCCCGCCAAGCTCAAAGCCTTGGCTAAGTTGCTGGGCATGAGTGCGACTGATCTCGATAAAAAGCTCCAAGACGAGGACAAAACCTTTGTGTGGCTCAAGCGCCAAGTCGATGAGTCGGTGGCCAAAGACATTGCCGCACTCAAGATCAAAGGCGTGTACGACCGCAAAGAGTACAAGCGCATTTACCCCGAGGGTGAGTCGGTGGCGCATGTGGTGGGCTTCACCAACGTTGAGAACTTGGGTCAGGAAGGCGTCGAGCTGACCTTCAACAAAGACTTGGGTGGCAAAGCCGGCTCGCGTCGCGTCATCAAAGACCGCTTGGGTCGTGTGGTGGAAGACATTGGCGAAATGGTGCCGCCCGTCGATGGTCAAGATTTGCAACTGAGCATTGACAGCAAGGTGCAGTACTTTGCTTACGAAAAAATCAAAGAGTCGGTGGTCAACAACAAGGCCGTTGCTGGCAGTGTGGTGGTGCTCGATATCAAGACGGGCGAGGTGTTGGCTTTGGTCAACTACCCCAGTTACTCGCCGGGGAAACGAGGTAGCTTGAGTGGTGCGCAACTGCGCAACCGAGCCCTCACCGACACGTTTGAACCCGGATCCACCATGAAACCCCTCGTGGTGGGTTTGGCTTTGGAAAAGGGCATTGTCAAGCCCGAGACCTTGATTCAAACCGCGCCCGGCAAATTGCAAATGGGCACGGCCACCATCACCGATGCACACCCACACGGTGTGTTGAGCGTGAATGAAGTGATTCAAAAATCCAGCAACGTGGGCACGGTGAAGATCGCCATGCAAATGCAGCCCCACGATATGTGGGAAGTGTTCACGCAAATGGGCTTGGGACAAAAACCTCAAGTGCCTTTTCCTGGTGCAGTGGCCGGCAAAGTGCGCGCTTACAAAACATGGCGTCCGATTGAGCAAGCCACGATGAGTTATGGCTATGGCCTGTCCACCAGTTTGTTTCAGCTGGCACAGGCGTACACCGTGTTTGCGCACGATGGCGAAATGGTGCCCATGAGTTTGGTGAAAACCAACCAAGCGCAAGTCAGTGGTGCGCGGGTGTTTTCGTCGCAGAACGCCGCCGCCATTCGCAACATGTTGCACATGGTGACCATTCAAGGTGGCACAGCGCCCAAGGCGCAAACCATGGGCTATTCCGTCGGTGGCAAAACCGGCACCGCGCACAAGGTGGAAGGCAAGGGCTACGCCAGCAAAAAATACCGTGGCTTCTTCGTGGGCATCGCGCCCATCGACAACCCACGCATCGTGGTGGCTGTGATGGTGGACGAGCCCACCAATGGCGCTTACTTCGGTGGCGATGTGGCAGCACCCGTGTTCAGCCAAACCGTGCAACAAACCTTGCGCATGATGGGCGTGCAGCCCGACATGGCGGTCAAGCCCCAAGTGGTGACCAAGGTTGAGAAGGAGTCGTTTTGA
- a CDS encoding class I SAM-dependent methyltransferase, protein MKTIKLREGKERSALRRHPWIFDSAIAKGSGDAGETVRVEANDGKFLGWASFSPESKIRARIWSFDEGQRIDASFFKASIARAIAARSRFDIQSNGVRLIHGESDGLPGLIVDRYDDILVASFLSCGTERWKSVIADELLAQTGLTKLYERSDSNVRKLEGLPEVTGWLRGEGATGLVLREHDWQLSLDVAEGHKTGFYLDQRDSRKKFADYAKRLQFQRVLNCYCYTGGFTVAALAGGAAHVTSIDSSGPAIELAKANVALNGFDAARTTMMDADVNASLRQFIQEGRTFDAIVLDPPKFAPSAAHADRAARAYKDINRLAFKLLEPGGVLFTYSCSGGISADLFHKIIASAGIDAPCDGYISERMQGAPDHPMTLTFPEGEYLKGLVVVKAAELVEKPKSATISS, encoded by the coding sequence ATGAAAACAATCAAGCTAAGAGAAGGCAAAGAGCGTTCTGCCTTGCGCCGCCACCCGTGGATTTTTGACAGCGCCATTGCCAAAGGCAGCGGTGACGCGGGTGAAACCGTGCGGGTCGAAGCCAACGATGGCAAGTTCCTCGGCTGGGCCTCGTTCAGCCCCGAATCCAAAATTCGTGCGCGCATTTGGAGTTTTGACGAAGGCCAGCGCATTGACGCGTCGTTCTTCAAAGCCTCTATCGCCCGTGCCATTGCAGCGCGCAGCCGGTTTGACATTCAAAGCAACGGTGTGCGTCTGATCCATGGCGAGTCCGATGGTTTACCTGGTCTCATCGTGGACCGCTACGACGACATCTTGGTGGCCTCGTTTTTATCGTGCGGTACCGAGCGCTGGAAGAGCGTGATTGCCGACGAGTTGCTGGCGCAAACAGGCCTCACCAAACTCTACGAACGCTCAGACTCCAACGTGCGCAAGCTCGAAGGCTTGCCCGAGGTGACGGGTTGGCTGCGCGGCGAGGGCGCTACGGGCTTGGTGCTGCGCGAGCACGATTGGCAGCTGTCGCTCGACGTGGCCGAGGGGCACAAGACCGGGTTTTATTTGGACCAACGCGACAGCCGCAAGAAGTTTGCCGATTACGCCAAGCGTTTGCAGTTTCAGCGCGTGCTCAATTGCTATTGCTACACAGGCGGCTTTACCGTGGCCGCTTTGGCAGGCGGTGCGGCGCATGTGACGTCGATTGACTCATCTGGCCCCGCGATTGAATTGGCCAAAGCCAACGTGGCACTGAACGGCTTTGACGCCGCACGCACCACGATGATGGATGCCGATGTGAACGCGTCCTTGCGCCAATTCATTCAAGAAGGCCGTACGTTTGACGCCATCGTGCTTGATCCCCCGAAGTTCGCACCGTCTGCTGCCCATGCCGACCGCGCGGCGCGCGCTTACAAAGACATCAACCGCTTGGCGTTCAAGCTGCTAGAGCCGGGCGGCGTGCTGTTCACCTACAGCTGTTCGGGCGGCATCAGCGCGGACTTGTTCCACAAAATCATTGCCTCCGCAGGCATCGATGCGCCGTGCGATGGCTACATCAGCGAACGCATGCAAGGTGCGCCCGACCATCCGATGACGCTGACCTTCCCCGAGGGCGAATACCTCAAGGGTTTGGTGGTTGTTAAAGCCGCTGAGCTGGTTGAAAAACCCAAGTCGGCCACAATATCGAGTTGA
- a CDS encoding GTP-binding protein, translated as MLIPATILTGFLGSGKTTLLKRVLTEAHGQKIAIIENEFGEENIDNEILVSDTNEQIIQMNNGCVCCSIREDLRTTLQLLAAKKRKGLLDFDRVVIETTGLADPGPVAQTFFMDDEIAESFLLDSILTLVDAKHAAQQLNDRQEARRQVGFADQIFISKADLVSPAELDALQHRLKHMNPRAPQKVVHFGEVSLAEVFDLRGFNLNAKLDIDPDFLSDDDHHHHHDGEHCDHPSHKHDHAHDHGHGHDHAHCDHDHVHDEHCNHGHHHHHDDDVKSFVYKSKRQFDPAKLEDFLGAIVNIYGPKMLRYKGVLNMKGTEKKVIFQGVHQLMGSDLGPDWAEGEERVSKMVFIGIDLPKDILIQGLDQSLV; from the coding sequence ATGTTGATCCCCGCCACCATCCTGACCGGCTTTTTGGGCTCGGGCAAAACCACCTTGCTCAAGCGCGTGCTGACTGAGGCCCACGGCCAAAAAATCGCCATCATCGAAAACGAGTTTGGCGAAGAAAACATCGACAACGAAATCTTGGTGTCTGACACCAACGAGCAAATCATTCAGATGAACAACGGCTGCGTGTGCTGCTCGATCCGCGAAGATTTGCGCACCACGCTGCAACTGTTGGCCGCCAAAAAGCGCAAAGGCTTGCTCGACTTTGACCGCGTGGTGATTGAAACCACCGGCTTGGCCGACCCCGGCCCCGTGGCACAAACCTTTTTCATGGACGACGAGATTGCCGAAAGCTTCTTGCTCGACTCCATCTTGACTTTGGTCGACGCCAAACACGCCGCTCAGCAGCTGAACGACCGCCAAGAAGCGCGCCGCCAAGTGGGCTTTGCCGATCAAATCTTCATCAGCAAGGCTGACCTCGTGTCACCTGCTGAACTGGATGCCTTGCAACACCGTCTGAAGCACATGAACCCACGTGCCCCACAAAAAGTGGTGCACTTTGGTGAGGTGTCGTTGGCTGAGGTGTTTGACCTGCGCGGCTTCAACCTGAACGCCAAGCTCGACATCGATCCTGACTTCTTGTCGGACGACGACCACCACCACCACCACGATGGCGAGCACTGCGACCATCCTTCCCACAAGCACGACCATGCACACGACCACGGTCACGGCCATGACCACGCGCATTGCGACCATGACCATGTGCACGACGAGCACTGCAACCACGGCCATCATCACCACCATGACGATGACGTGAAGAGCTTTGTCTACAAGTCCAAGCGTCAGTTCGACCCCGCCAAGTTGGAAGACTTCCTTGGGGCCATCGTCAACATCTATGGCCCCAAGATGCTGCGCTACAAAGGCGTGCTGAATATGAAGGGCACCGAAAAGAAGGTGATCTTCCAAGGTGTGCACCAGTTGATGGGCAGCGATTTGGGCCCTGATTGGGCCGAAGGCGAAGAGCGCGTCAGCAAGATGGTGTTCATCGGTATTGATCTGCCCAAAGACATCTTGATTCAAGGCCTTGACCAATCATTGGTTTAA
- the rsmH gene encoding 16S rRNA (cytosine(1402)-N(4))-methyltransferase RsmH: protein MDTPWLHTTVLLSEAVDALDIKPDGTYVDATFGRGGHSRLILSKLSPKGRLIAFDKDLDAIAAAEQIQDPRFSIRHQGFTHLGELDAGSIDGVLMDLGVSSPQIDNPARGFSFRNDGPLDMRMDTTRGQSVSEWLAEAEVQHIAEVIREYGEERFALQIAKAIDARRQERGVPTSTSELAKLVADTVKTREPGKDPATRTFQAFRIFINAELEELQQALSASLQVLRPGGRLAVISFHSLEDRIVKQFITQHSREVYDRRAPFAAPKVMDFKAIDRVKPSAAEVEGNPRSRSAIMRVAERLGAGA from the coding sequence GTGGATACGCCATGGCTGCACACCACCGTCCTACTCAGCGAAGCTGTCGACGCCCTCGACATCAAGCCGGACGGTACATATGTGGACGCGACCTTTGGTCGTGGCGGGCATTCCCGTCTCATCTTGTCCAAGCTTTCGCCCAAGGGCCGTTTGATTGCATTCGACAAAGACCTCGATGCAATTGCAGCGGCCGAACAAATTCAAGACCCGCGTTTCTCGATTCGTCACCAAGGCTTCACGCACTTGGGCGAGTTGGACGCGGGCTCGATCGACGGCGTGCTGATGGATTTGGGGGTGAGCTCACCCCAGATCGACAACCCAGCACGCGGTTTCTCTTTTCGAAACGACGGTCCTTTGGACATGCGCATGGACACCACACGTGGCCAAAGCGTGTCCGAGTGGCTGGCCGAGGCGGAAGTCCAACACATCGCGGAGGTGATACGTGAATATGGCGAAGAACGGTTTGCTTTACAGATTGCAAAGGCGATTGATGCTCGCCGACAAGAACGGGGCGTGCCTACATCCACCTCTGAACTGGCCAAGCTCGTGGCTGACACGGTCAAAACCCGCGAGCCGGGCAAGGACCCTGCAACGCGCACATTTCAGGCTTTTCGGATTTTCATCAATGCCGAGCTTGAGGAGTTGCAACAAGCGTTAAGCGCTTCGTTGCAAGTGCTGCGCCCCGGAGGTCGATTGGCTGTGATCAGTTTCCATTCTTTGGAAGACCGCATCGTCAAGCAGTTCATCACGCAACACTCGCGTGAGGTGTATGACCGCCGTGCGCCGTTTGCAGCTCCCAAAGTGATGGACTTCAAAGCGATTGATCGCGTCAAGCCCAGCGCCGCCGAGGTGGAGGGTAACCCCCGCTCACGCAGTGCCATCATGCGCGTGGCTGAGCGCTTAGGAGCTGGCGCATGA
- the murF gene encoding UDP-N-acetylmuramoyl-tripeptide--D-alanyl-D-alanine ligase: MSDMNLSLKQISQWLTSAQLHGDAGLTIERVNTDSRTCQAGDLFVALKGERLDANDFLPQVATSGATAALAHHGLDAAKLAGVEVPDTRVALGQLAKGWRSQFNLPVIAVTGSNGKTTVTQMIASILRAGLGDGALATQGNLNNDIGVPQTLLRLRAHHRAAVVELGMNHPGEIAGLADMTQATVALVNNAQREHQEFMATVEAVAQENGEAIKALPAHGVAVFPAHDAYSALWQSLAGNRACMRFSMSANTADNAEVQLLKADWLNDHWAVEAQTPAGVLRTQLHIAGRHNVGNALAATACALAAGVSLDVIAQGLHSFEPVKGRSRAFGIQCQGRDITVVDDTYNANPDSVRAAIDVLAELPAPRLLVLGDMGEVGTQGPEFHQEVGLHAAQMGIDHVLCLGDLAAHTAKACGANAQHLSDIDALNQRVMQLLPQLGSVLVKGSRFMKMERVIDAINACHDHNKKETTPCC, encoded by the coding sequence ATGTCTGACATGAACCTCAGCCTGAAACAAATCAGCCAGTGGCTGACCTCCGCGCAGTTGCACGGCGATGCGGGTTTGACCATTGAACGCGTTAATACCGACAGCCGCACCTGCCAAGCCGGTGACTTGTTTGTCGCCTTGAAGGGCGAGCGCCTTGACGCGAATGACTTTTTGCCCCAAGTGGCAACCAGTGGTGCTACCGCCGCTTTGGCGCACCACGGTTTAGACGCTGCCAAATTGGCAGGTGTTGAAGTTCCAGATACACGCGTTGCTTTGGGTCAACTGGCCAAAGGCTGGCGCAGTCAATTCAACTTGCCCGTCATTGCCGTCACGGGCAGCAACGGCAAAACCACCGTCACACAAATGATTGCCAGCATCTTGCGTGCAGGTTTGGGTGACGGCGCTTTGGCCACGCAAGGTAATTTGAACAACGACATAGGTGTGCCGCAAACCCTGCTGCGCCTGCGCGCACATCACCGCGCTGCGGTGGTGGAGTTGGGCATGAACCATCCCGGCGAAATCGCAGGTTTGGCCGACATGACACAAGCCACCGTGGCGTTGGTGAACAACGCCCAGCGCGAGCACCAAGAGTTCATGGCCACGGTAGAAGCCGTGGCACAAGAAAACGGCGAAGCCATCAAAGCCTTGCCTGCACACGGCGTAGCCGTTTTCCCCGCGCATGACGCCTACAGCGCCTTGTGGCAAAGCTTGGCAGGTAACCGTGCTTGCATGCGTTTCTCAATGAGCGCCAACACAGCTGACAACGCCGAAGTGCAGTTGCTCAAAGCCGATTGGTTGAACGACCACTGGGCCGTGGAGGCACAAACGCCCGCTGGCGTGTTGCGCACACAGCTGCACATCGCAGGCCGTCACAACGTGGGCAATGCGTTGGCAGCCACTGCGTGTGCTTTGGCGGCAGGTGTGTCGCTCGATGTGATTGCACAAGGCCTCCACAGTTTCGAGCCTGTCAAAGGCCGCTCACGCGCCTTTGGCATTCAGTGCCAAGGCCGCGACATCACGGTGGTGGACGACACCTACAACGCCAACCCCGATTCCGTGCGCGCCGCCATCGACGTGCTGGCCGAGTTACCCGCGCCGCGTTTGCTGGTGTTGGGCGACATGGGCGAAGTGGGCACACAAGGCCCTGAGTTCCACCAAGAAGTGGGCTTGCATGCCGCACAGATGGGCATTGACCACGTGCTGTGCTTGGGTGACTTGGCGGCACACACGGCCAAGGCCTGTGGTGCCAATGCCCAGCACCTGAGCGACATCGACGCGTTGAACCAACGCGTGATGCAACTGTTGCCACAACTCGGCAGCGTGTTGGTCAAAGGCTCACGGTTCATGAAGATGGAGCGTGTGATCGATGCGATCAACGCCTGTCACGACCACAACAAAAAGGAAACGACGCCATGCTGCTAA